A stretch of DNA from Anopheles nili chromosome 2, idAnoNiliSN_F5_01, whole genome shotgun sequence:
GTTCGGAAAGAATCTTCCGCTGTTTCATCACTTCCCTGCGCGGGTTTTCACCGCCTGAATTGCTCACCTCGTGCAGAACCACCGGAAAAATGCACACTCCACGTTGCACAGTACACTGGGCGGGGGCCACTCGTGCGCGAACCTTGCAAAGTCAGTCGCGAAATCCGCATTTGTTACGTTGCGTTGCTGTTACGATCCCCTCCGTGGGAGCCGCCGTGCAGGGCTTGTCAAAAGTCGACACGAGCCGCTCCTGCCCGTGGGCGACCGCTACGTTTGCGACGATTTTTCGGCCCTAACCTTTAGCGCCCTtccgcaaacgaacgcacgaCCCTGGCGGCTGGGTGGATTGTCCTTTTAGCAGTTGATTCCAGGCACAGTtcaggaaaacggaaaatgggaGAACAAACCGAAACCGCGACCACGGACGAAACGATTCCTTCGCTCTTTCGCACAGCGAGTTTCGGCTTTCTTTCAACTTAGCGCGGTCATCAAGCGAATCGGTCGAGCAGGACGGTGCAACCGGGCGACCACGTGTGAGACAGAGAGACCAGCACATTGGTGTTCCCAGGCGTCCGCTAGAGGTCGCTTTGAAGCCGAAAAatctcgcgtgtgtgtgcgtgacgGCGACCGATTTCGCCCGCGGAATGAGACAGCGTCGAGCGAAATCTGCTCGTTATTCGAATGTTATTTTGACAGGTGTCAGCTTTTCGAAATAGGACGACGTGCCAGTTTGAATTAAGCgctgaaattaaatcaaactaCGCACGAAGGTACCCTCTTGGGATCTTCTCAACATTCAACTGCACTTTCTTTATAATGAAACACAGAACACACCCATGTAAAATAACAGAAACATCTTGCGTAGAAGCTTCGGAGGAAGCATTTATGTCTGActgtttttattgtatttagGTAAGCTGGATAATGccatcatttttatttgcgccTTTCACTTCTTAGAAGAATCGGCCGTAATCAACTATTAATATCTTACACGTGGTAATCAATATATACCTGATACAATCGACAGGAAGTATAGATATGTTAGCATGATAACCCCATCGAAAACGAGTTACATGTGTATTACTTGCAAGCTGCTTTACTGACTGATTAATTGGTAAAGTGTCTACCGTAAGAATgacgacaaacaaaaatacttaACATTAATACTACTAACGGATCGCTGGTTTATAGAAGGTCCTCGAACTAAACGCTGTAGCGACAGATTTTTCCGCGCGAAACTGTAAAATTGTAATCGTACAGGCGTAAAAAACTGAATATTTTGTTTCGGACTCCCGAAAATCTAGTTAGAAAAAACGTAAAAGTATCACTGATgttaaaattaacaaaaagaaataaacttAACAGCTTACAAGCTAAAATCTAGTGCACCTTTCTTCGCCAGCTTCGTTTAGCACAACTAGTGGTAATTTTAAAGTATTGCATTGATTCACTGACTATGTATCTTTTCCTGATTTGCACTTCGTACTTCTATCATTTCTTTGCTCCAAATTCTTCGTTAAGTCTTCCGAAACCTTTCCACATCAGTACCATTAACAAATAATATCACCAATTCGCTTATCTAGCAAATACATCTACCGTGAGGCACGATTTTCTCACGGTTTCTTAGGCAAAGTGTACCAGCATAGACGGTACATTCATTTACTGTTAAAGCCTCGCATACACCTTCTTCATTACGCTACTGCTTACGAGGCTCAGCTCCATCAGCCACCATTTCACCTCCCAGCCTTGATTCATATCCTTGCAGCAGTGGAGGCAGAAAGATTTTGATTATGTTCTCGATGTTTCCCCGACACAATGGACAGCGGTCGCATCTGTGGATAGAGATAAAAGCACACGATATATTAAATTACGCACCGCACGCTGCAGCATTATTTGCACACTTACTTTTCAGCACAAGCCCTACAGGTAGTCATGTGACGACAGGGCAAGAAAGCGGTGTCGATCTCACCGTCCGCACATATCGGACAAGTGATCGCATCCTTAATCCGCTCGTTCACTATCCGATCGATCTGACCAGACTCGTCCTGTCGCGATCGGATCGCTTCCTCGAAGCGATCAAGAACCGCGGCCGGAGATTCCGCTTGCTCGTCGGCCACGGAGCAGATCTCGATGCCACGGGCGTGTAGTGTCCTCCGGGCCGCATCGTACACCTCCCGGCAGGTGCGCTCAATGTCGAACACGTAGCGCTTGCCCAGCTTTGTGTCCTCGTTGAACATCGACACGATCGTGCCTTTGAGATCACGTATAAACTGCGTCGTAACATTAGGCCGCACCGTTTCGCACGAATAGAACTCGTGCTTCTCCGTAATCGCCCGGTACAAGGAGGTCGCGGTCCGGTTGTTTGGTAGCTTCAGCTCTACGTTCGTTTCCTCGTGATTTTCGTTCATGTGCGTCAACCGGAAGGAGCGCTTGATGGATTTGGCTGCCTTCACAGCAGAGAATGGAACGCTACAACATGAGAAAAACCGTCTTTAAGTTAAGCACCATTCGAAGATGTCCTGCCACCCAACCAGCGGTGCTGAATGGCGCCATTAACTTACCTATACTTTTCGTCGTCCTTCGCGATCGCCAACCCATTAGGGCTGACGCTGATTCTGCAAACCACCGCCGGTTCCGCGATTGTTACACCCTCAAATATTTCCTCCCCATAACCAACCAGCTTGCAAATTTCCTTCAACAGCCAGTACTGCGCGAACGTAGGCGTCATCTGAATGCGGGACAGTTTCTCGTGCTCTTGTGCGATCAGCTGATGGAAGTTGCTCGGTTGCGGTACCATTTCCGCCGGTCGATCTTCCTCCACAACCTCAAACGCTGGCCGGAGCGCACCGTATCGGTGGTAAATGTTCTTTGGTGTCCTGCTGTCGACCGTTTCGTCCTCGGGAATGCAAGTGACTCCCAAACACGAAGTTCCTCTAACCGTACCATCCTCCACATGGCTGCTCGCAGGCGATCCGACACTTCCACCGCTCTGTGAGCTAACGCTTCCCCGTTTACCATCGATTTCGGAACATTTGCGCTTGGAAGGACGCCGAAGGGCCTGAGACGATGGTCGCCGTTCCGGGGACGAGTTCACCGATGGGTACGGAGGAGAAAGCGCGGTTGGAACCTTAGCCGGATCGTACTTGTATCCATCCGCCTGCAGCAGTAAAGCCGCTAGATAGGCGGCATTGGTCCAGCTCGAAGGACGCACGTGGCCATCGAACAGCTCCTGGCGGGCCTGCATGAAGAACAAACTGCGCACTGTGTTCTGAAGGATCAGGTGCGGTGGAACCCAGAACTTGACGCGTAGCGAGAACACGATCGGGTGTGTCCGATCGTTCGTGTACAGGTGCAGTGGATTGCGTAAGTTGATCCACTGTTTTGCGAAACCCTCGTCAACATCTGCCACGTTGTCACCGTCACGTACGGGAATCAAACCGAAGTATTCCGTCTCACAGATGATGCCAAGATCGGAGCATACCTACAAAAGGACACGAAGAAAGGGAAACGCGTTGTAACGGGTTAGTATAAAAtcacacgaaaaagaaacacaccatAAGTTATGCAATATCGTACTCGAATGGTGCGACTTCGCGTTCGGGATGAATCATTATCAGGTTCTGTGTGCCATCAGCACAAAGAACCCTTTCAAGCGATCGCGCCCGTGTTCAAAGATCCGTCGTGGGGATGAATGTTTCCCTTTATCATACATTCACCCCCAACGATACCAGACGACGCAATAATCGAGGGGCTTTGTTCTATGGAGCCTTCTACCCCCAACCCGGGTTGCTGGCCATGTCCATTATTCGATCGTGTATCTTCCCCATTTACAAACCACTTTCCATCCCCTACCCAGACACGCCGTCGTACTTGTTATCACACCTCGGCGGGCAATTAGTACCGGGGGTCGTTCGTACACATTTTCCTTATCAAACTCCGTCGAAACTACCCACTCCGGGGCCGTGTACAACTCTCGAACGCGAGGCTTCACAAATAAGCACACAACGGAACGTCGCCGCCCGTTGGGGACAAACATTTGTCCGGCCGCCATTTTAGGTTCGATCGAAAATGATGGCGAACCGTAGAGTGGCACAGGGCAaaagggagaggggggggggggggcggttCCGTTCGCGTCTGAAGTGGGGACAAATATTTGGTGACGCTTATCTGTGTTGTAGAACTTACATAAAACGGTTCAACCACGGTTGTCTCCAGGTGGCTCCCTTTTCGTTGTGCTTTATCTGCGAGCACAGCCGAAGGGGAGATCATATTAATTCTCAGCCTGTTTTCTCTCTAACTACATCGATAGTGCTCGATCGTAGATTGTgttcaaatatttaataagaaagaaaactacaaaaaacagATGCACGCCTTGGTGTCGTCGAAAATATTTGACGTTATCGACCACCTTTATTGGCCACCCGTATGATACCACGAGCGATGCACGATCGAGGTGTGCACTACTACACCACCGTCAAATTCAAGTTCTTGACAGTTGACACGATCAACTCCCGATCGCGAGAGCATCCAGCCAAAATCGATGCGACGCTACGTATGCGTCTGCCTACACATCCGTACGTGGGGGGCTTATGTTTACGAAACAGCGGTCTCGCgtgggtttcgctttttcgaaCGGAacatcgaaaaagaaacactcccCGTGAGCGCAccatttaaataaaacccGTTCCACACGCTGGAaacgcatttatttttatgcgtACCGGTTTTTGTTAGTAGAACCATGGcgcccgacgacgacgggttTTTGGCGCGATCGATAATCCAAGTGGAAGGGTGTTTGCTTTAGTTTGTCCTTCCCAGGTGGAGCAGTTTTAACCAAACACCGCCCGCCAGGATGCCTGATGCAccgagcgagtgtgtgtgtaaaatGGTGCCCACAGGGGCACACTTTTGGGGGTGAGAAGAGCCCAACACCCTTCGGGAGACGGAAATGCTACGCCACCATTTGCTTGGATACCGCTTCCATCACGTGGGATGACCTACATTTGGTTGGAGCCCTACACGAGAGAGGCTCGAGGGCCAAGGGATGTAAGATTTATGGCAATTTATTTCCCCCTTCATTAGGCAACGGTTTCAACGAGCTCCATCGATTTGCTTTGCATTGCTTCTGTCCGTTCACGGGGCTCAAGTGTCTGGTCTCGGGCTGGTGTACGAGCATCTGAACAAACAGTGAACACCCTGCGGATGGAGCTTATTAGGCGATAAAGTAATAAAGAAAATGTGCTTCCTTCCGAGACGCGCATAAATATGAAAGTTCGCTTTGACAATCTTGGGACATCGGAGGGTGAgttaaagaagaagaagaaaattaaaaccaccgcCTCTTGAGACTACCAGGCCActtcagcacacacacacacacaccacaccgtgCGCTTCTTTCCTTTACGATCGTTCATCGCGGACCACGAACAAAATGCCGGTTGGACTTTGGACCgcgagttttgttttcatagTGTGCCTTTACGCCGTGTccctttgtctctctctctacctaaccactttttttctcaccttcCAACCCCAAATGTGGGCGACGGTGTGTACGGGCACtaagcaaaaaagagagagagaaaaaaaataaccaccctCCTACAACCCTTCGCATTTTAAGGGTGCGTGTTTGTCGTGCACTCTTTGTGCAACACAATTGTAGCTTCTTGGGGCGTTGGTGAACCTGCGGCTGGGGCGATGTTTACCTTATTTAAACGAAACGAGCTTATCAGTCGATAACGAAAAAGTACTCCACCGGGCGAGTTCACAGTCGAACAATCGCTttacccacaaaaaaaaccgctcgcTTTATTATCTAGAGCTTTAAATTGCCCTCTCTAAACAAAcggccacacacacaatcgGTTGTCTCGAGGACCTGTATCGGAACAGACAACGTCaagtggtgttttttgttttatggtgATGAAAGAAGAACCAACCCGCCTCAAGCACCATTTGTGCACGTTAACCAGCCAGCAATTGCTGAGCTGGCGTTTCGTATTTAATCCCTACAGGGCGATGGTTCCAGACGGTTAGGATCACGGGAAATTAGAGTAAGAAAGGGAGGGGGATACAAAACGTTCACCAAAAACCCTCTTGACGAGTGTGCTTTTGATTGTGCGGACGCCTACGTGATACGGAGGGATGTTCAATGTCAGCGTCCATTTTGGTGCCACCTGTGACATTGGCTTGCGCAAGAATTAATACGCGTCCTTCAGCGCGATCATCTCTCCATTTGACACCCCTGCTGTCAAGGTAAAACGGCGAGAAGCAGGTTTTAGCCGGTGTTATCGAGTCGATCGAGTCAATTTTGGCAGTTGACAGAATGATCGTTGATCAGCGATCATGAACTCTATTACCTTTATATAGTAGCGTTTTTGTTGCGTATTATTGGCACAATATGTAATACATTTCATTTGCCGATGGTATTGCTATTTGCTAAAATAAATATCTTTTCTATAATTTGAGCCGTCCCTTTTTGCTCTTCAATCTTCAATCAGGTGCTGCCGGCGTTCGAGTAATGCATAGGCCCGGTTCGTGTTCTTCAAAACTACGAAAACACCGTGGACTTTGCACGGTTGTGCGAACGGCGAACGGTGTTTTGGACTTTGGACCCGGCGAAACAGCCATCAACGCGCGTACGGTGAGAGCGGATGGTGGGATTTCGAGTTACGCGCacctccccctctccccatacacacacacacacattggccAGTGCACGCATCGCGGCACCTGAACCAGAGCCCAATTTGTCGCACACATTTGCGACCGTATTTGGGAATGTTGGGCCCGCTTGCACCGTCGAAATGGAACCGGGACCAGTAGTAGAGATCGAGAGTTGCATCGACACATGGTGATCTCTCCCAGGTGGAGATCACACACGACAAACAcacaacgaaacgaacaaatacaacaaatgtaaaaaaaaggtaacagCAAAAGCAACTATGCAACACGCGCGACATGCGTCTATCCGCgaggatcgcgatcgtgaaAAGATCTTTGGACGGGTTTCACGCACACAGAGACGCCcgcgaacagcaacaaaaaaacgcgtcCGGATTAGCTGCAGAAAGCGCTACCACACGCTACAATACCGGCGGATTGACCGTCGGGGTTTGATTGGAGCTTACGCATACCGGCTTACCGGAATGGGGCACGAAACGCACGGGGCGCACTGTTGCTAGGCGACCCGGCTCTTAAACTAGCCCCTACCTCCCCCAATCGATGGGCGAAAGAGcaataaaagagagaaagaaaggagagAACATGCGTTACGCGCCGAAAGCGGCACACCGGCACAacgaaaaggaagagaaaatcgCTCAAAGTCCATCAGTCAGTCCGCAGCCGTGTCATCAATCAAGCGCACTCGATCGGCGATGACATCATCGCTGGAACTCACCACACAGCATCCGAatgcacccacccacacaactCACACACGATCATATGGGCCAGCGCACGTGTCTGCTGCAAGGGAACGCGCTCAATTAGGGAGCTGGGATCGCTATCCGATTCGTTGGTTGCGATCGTGACCTGCAGGCCGGTTAGTAGTTAGattcttttgtctcttttttgttcggtCACTCGCCGGATAAGTAAGCTCAAAGTCCACCCGACGGTGTTGCTGCGGCTTGTGAGTTGGTAACGTGTGCGAGGGCGTTCAGTTCACCCGTGCCGTTGACATCGTCCTAATTGAAGGTTACCCATGGGGTTTCTGGCAGCTGTTTGCAATGTCATCATCGGGGAGCAGCGTCGCTGTCTCTTGGCCCCCCATCATAAAAACGagcgtttttcttcgattgttttgttctggtttcattttttcacacGAAATTATATGTCAAACACCCAAATGAAGCAACGGCAGCTTCGTGTTCGACGTTTTGCGGGTGTCCGGGATTGTGGTAAACTTATCAAGCATCGAAACAATGACTCCATGCCGATGGCGCATTCTAGGCACCATATTGGGCTCCAGTAAACTCTTTAAGGGTGTCTCTACTGCAGTGGCGCAAAAGgcggaaaaagcgaacgaggcACGCTTGTAGCCAGAAAGGCTTGGCTTGTTTGTTTCCCGTCCAACCGGTGCAGCTAAAGAGTTTAACGATTTAACAATTCTACCATTAGAAATGCAAATCCCCTTCCTTCCCGGCGCTTCTTGGCATACTAACACTAGAGCAAAACGTCCCGGGGTGGATACCTTAATGTCGAAACCGCTCGGTACGTGAACGTCGTGCTTTGAATAATCAATGcctagctgctgctgctgcagaagTCCGTCGCTTCAGCAAAACATGCCTGCTGCATGCCGTGAACCTCTAACAACCCTCCAAACACCCAATGGGGCAGCTGAAGCTAGGTTAAATGCTAAACTGTTATTCAAATCAGCTCGGAACCGTACTCGAGAGCACGGACGGAGCAGCGATAAACTACTTATTTAGACGGTTTTGCGGAATCAGATTAAGAGATAGCTTGAATTTAAGTTTGATACTAAAGATTGCTTTTCATTCGAGCTTGTGTTCTTTTGTGCGAgtgaaatggtgaaaattatCCACAGCTCGTTCCCCGATGAgctaacagaaaaaaaaaccgcttaGCAACGATTTTCGCGCGAGCACGTTTCGGGCGGCATGACGAACCAAAACACGTGtagcgcgagagagcgagtcACGCATCGAGAGCACGCGTTCGAGAGATGGGGTGG
This window harbors:
- the LOC128732064 gene encoding E3 ubiquitin-protein ligase MYLIP: MWCLVNLPNGTTSAVQCDPKKNSQECLEKVCSDLGIICETEYFGLIPVRDGDNVADVDEGFAKQWINLRNPLHLYTNDRTHPIVFSLRVKFWVPPHLILQNTVRSLFFMQARQELFDGHVRPSSWTNAAYLAALLLQADGYKYDPAKVPTALSPPYPSVNSSPERRPSSQALRRPSKRKCSEIDGKRGSVSSQSGGSVGSPASSHVEDGTVRGTSCLGVTCIPEDETVDSRTPKNIYHRYGALRPAFEVVEEDRPAEMVPQPSNFHQLIAQEHEKLSRIQMTPTFAQYWLLKEICKLVGYGEEIFEGVTIAEPAVVCRISVSPNGLAIAKDDEKYSVPFSAVKAAKSIKRSFRLTHMNENHEETNVELKLPNNRTATSLYRAITEKHEFYSCETVRPNVTTQFIRDLKGTIVSMFNEDTKLGKRYVFDIERTCREVYDAARRTLHARGIEICSVADEQAESPAAVLDRFEEAIRSRQDESGQIDRIVNERIKDAITCPICADGEIDTAFLPCRHMTTCRACAEKCDRCPLCRGNIENIIKIFLPPLLQGYESRLGGEMVADGAEPRKQ